Proteins from a genomic interval of Echeneis naucrates chromosome 21, fEcheNa1.1, whole genome shotgun sequence:
- the olig2 gene encoding oligodendrocyte transcription factor 2 yields MDSDTSRVSSRPSSPEVDDIFMSTLKKSVHGFSGAVSSTQSDSPSEIPGLRGLSAAEEDALSLRMASKKDRKLLSESELQSIRLKINSRERKRMHDLNVAMDGLREVMPYAHGPSVRKLSKIATLLLARNYILMLSNSLEEMKRLVSEIYGSSGHHGGFHPSACGTMAHAGPVPGHPAASHASHPAVHHPLLPPAAVSTASLSAPGISAVTSVRPHHGLLKAPAAGAGPLGSSFQHWGVGTGMPCPCSMCQVPPPHVSSMSTVTMPRLASDSK; encoded by the coding sequence ATGGACTCCGATACGAGCCGCGTGTCGAGCAGACCGTCCTCTCCGGAGGTGGACGACATCTTCATGTCCACCCTGAAGAAGTCCGTGCACGGCTTCTCCGGCGCCGTGTCGTCCACCCAGAGCGACTCCCCGTCGGAGATCCCCGGCCTGCGCGGCCTCTCCGCCGCCGAAGAGGACGCCCTCTCCCTCCGGATGGCCTCCAAGAAAGACCGTAAGCTCCTGTCGGAGAGCGAGCTGCAGTCGATCCGCCTGAAGATCAACAGCCGGGAGAGGAAACGCATGCACGACCTGAACGTGGCCATGGACGGGCTCCGGGAGGTCATGCCCTACGCGCACGGACCGTCGGTGCGCAAACTCTCCAAAATCGCCACCCTGCTGCTGGCCAGAAACTACATCCTGATGCTGAGCAACTCTCTGGAGGAGATGAAGCGGCTGGTCAGCGAGATCTACGGCAGCAGCGGGCACCACGGCGGCTTCCACCCGTCGGCCTGTGGGACTATGGCGCACGCGGGGCCCGTTCCGGGACACCCGGCGGCCTCTCACGCCTCGCACCCGGCGGTGCACCACCCGCTCCTCCCGCCGGCCGCCGTCTCCACCGCCTCTCTGTCCGCGCCCGGTATCTCCGCCGTCACCTCCGTCAGACCCCACCACGGACTCCTCAAAGCCCCCGCCGCCGGCGCGGGGCCGCTGGGCAGCAGCTTCCAGCACTGGGGCGTCGGCACCGGCATGCCCTGCCCGTGCAGCATGTGCCAAGTCCCGCCTCCGCATGTGTCCAGCATGAGCACCGTCACCATGCCGAGGCTGGCCAGCGACTCCAAGTGA